One genomic segment of Hordeum vulgare subsp. vulgare chromosome 2H, MorexV3_pseudomolecules_assembly, whole genome shotgun sequence includes these proteins:
- the LOC123428471 gene encoding chloroplast stem-loop binding protein of 41 kDa b, chloroplastic-like — protein sequence MLNIWLVLEDCFHFLIHMEFEDTDDTDSKNILITGGTSFVGLFLSRKLVQEGHQVITLFTRGKAPITQQLPGESDAEYAEFSSKVLHLKGHRKDFDFVKTSLSAKGFNVVYDINGCEATEVSPILEALPNLEQFIYCSSARVYHKSDLLPHFETDAMDPKSWHKGKLETQSLLEMSGVNCTSIRPVYIYGPLNYNPVEEWFFHRLKAGRPIPIPNAGNQITQLGHVKDLATAFIKVLGNPKASKQVYNISGTKYVTFDGIAWACAKAGGFPEPEIIHYNPKDFDFGKKKAFPFRDQHFFASVEKASKDLGVTPEYDLLDGLTDSYNLDFDRGTFRKEADFTIDDMILGKKLVSV from the exons ATGCTAAATATATGGCTTGTTCTTGAGGATTGTTTTCACTTTTTGATTCATATGGAATTTGAGGATACAGATGACACTG ACTCCAAGAACATTCTGATCACGGGGGGCACCAGTTTCGTTGGTCTCTTCCTGTCCAGGAAACTTGTCCAGGAGGGACACCAGGTCA TCACATTGTTCACCAGAGGAAAGGCACCCATAACCCAGCAGTTGCCAGGTGAATCAGATGCAGAGTATGCAGAGTTCTCTTCCAAG GTGCTGCATTTGAAAGGTCATAGGAAAGACTTTGATTTCGTCAAGACAAGCCTTTCTGCTAAGGGCTTTAATGTCGTCTATGATATTAATG GATGCGAGGCCACTGAAGTATCCCCCATACTAGAAGCGTTGCCAAACCTGGAACA GTTTATCTATTGCTCATCGGCAAGAGTCTACCATAAGTCAGACCTGCTCCCACACTTTGAG ACCGACGCTATGGACCCAAAAAGCTGGCATAAGGGAAAGCTGGAGACACAGAGCCTGCTGGAGATGAGCGGCGTGAACTGCACGTCCATCAGACCGGTCTACATCTATGGCCCTCTCAACTACAACCCCGTGGAGGAGTGGTTCTTCCACCGGCTCAAGGCTGGTCGCCCTATCCCCATCCCTAACGCTGGGAACCAGATCACCCAGCTCGGCCATGTCAAG GATTTGGCGACAGCCTTCATCAAGGTCCTCGGCAACCCCAAGGCGAGCAAGCAGGTGTACAACATCTCCGGCACCAAGTATGTCACCTTCGACGGGATAGCATGGGCATGCGCAAAG GCTGGAGGGTTCCCTGAGCCAGAGATCATCCACTACAACCCCAAGGACTTCGATTTTGGCAAGAAGAAGGCCTTCCCCTTCAGAGACCAG CATTTCTTCGCGTCAGTGGAGAAGGCCAGCAAGGACCTCGGGGTTACGCCAGAGTACGACCTCCTCGACGGCTTGACGGACTCGTACAACCTTGACTTCGACCGCGGGACCTTCAGGAAGGAGGCTGACTTCACCATAGACGACATGATCCTCGGCAAGAAGCTCGTGAGCGTCTGA